Sequence from the Camelus bactrianus isolate YW-2024 breed Bactrian camel chromosome 21, ASM4877302v1, whole genome shotgun sequence genome:
TGTCATTTGTGTGTGAGATGTTGATGTCTGCTCAAGTCATAAAAAAGTACAGGGCAGATGCCCTTTGGGGAGCAGCCGTGAACCTAACATCCTCATCTAACAGACCAGAGCCTGCAGTGAGTGGACATGGGCATGTGGacaggagttggggtggggacaggaccagaacccaggacCCAGCCTGAATTCCCCAGCCGGTGCCCATCCACCAGCCACGCTGCTCCTTCCCTCTCCAGGGCAAGCCCCGAGAGGGCACTGCAGGTGGGCGGGGAGAGCGGAGCAATTGTTGAATGTGCCGTCACAGAGTTCGCAGATGGCAGCATCTGGGTGCTTTTGGAGACACGTGGGGAGAACAGGGAGGTGGCAGGTCTGGGCTGGCTGTATGGGACAGAGAGAAGGTGCAGAGGGACATCAGAATGGGGAATAAAGTTGGCTCTCAGTGGAGTTTATGCTCATGTCTGGGCGGGTTGGAGGTGCAGGTGCACTGTAGGGCTTGTCTAAGGCCACAAATTCAATGAAACCTGGACTGGCTTCGAATCCCCGATTTCCAAAGAGTGGGCGGTGATGGCGCTGTCactgtgggctgggctggggtagGCTGGAATTCCTGAGAGGAATCTGCAGGGAGTTTGCAGTCTTATTGGAAAGATGAGATAAAACAGCTCTACACCAAAGAATTCAGGGCTAAGGTGTATTGTATGAAAACTCCAAATGCTGGAGTTGTTCCCAGAAGAGAATGAAGCCCTGGTGTTAAAACGGAAGATGATAGAAGAGAGACCTTGAACTAAAGCTTCATGGATGGGTGAAAtcagagaggcagggaaggggtgAGGGTTGCCAGGCTGGGGAGCATCTCAAAGAAGAGCACAGAGTTATGGGGTGACAGTGAGGAGACAGGCCTGTGCAGAAAGGATGGGttcgtgtgtgtgcgcgtgtgcacgtgtgtgtgcatattgGCGTGTTGTGGATGCGGCTCCAAGACATGTGTTGGAAATGTATTATCCTGATATCAGGACATTTGAATTCTTGATTCCACTCTTACTTACAGCTCTGTGAACTCAAGGaagtcccttcccttctctgttcctcagtgtCTGTTGTGTAGTTATCTTTCCAGACCTTATCCAGCCCTAACTCATCAGGCATTTTGAGTAAAGGCTGTCAACTCCCTGACTCTCCTGCTTCTGGGACCTTCCCTGAGGATGACAGGCAggggactgagaggaagaggctcTCTTATGAGCCTGCACCCTGGTGGGGGAACTGCCTTGGAGCTGCCAATATTTACTGGGAGGAATTTAGTGGCGCTCTCAAGAGCCCGTTGCTCTCAGGCAAACCAGAGCCTGAATTAATGCCTTAATTatccaggcagccttccctgaGGCCCCATTCTCCATTTTAATTTTGGGAAACTCATGTATGTGATATTCTTCTTCTCTGGGTCTGCAATCAGTCAGGTTGGAAGCACTTCCCTGGAGCCCCCATGGAGGACGTGAGTGATGGCACCTGGTTCTGGGAGCCCTCCAtcacctggggctgggaggggcgggTCCCAGCAGCTGCTCCCTGAGAACAGGGGAGTCCTGTGGCAGAAAGAAGAGACCCAGGGGAGCCTGGCTCTCTGGGCCTTTGAgcatccctcccctttcctccccctccttccttcttcccttccctcatCCCTCCCTTCATATCCAAGGGTAGGGGGGACTCGATCTAACCTCACAAGGACTCGTAGAGCTCAGCTTGCCCAGGAATGAGAGAATCTAGGATGGAATGAGCCCCCACACCTGTCATGTGCCAGCACTGACCCTGAACCCTGGGCATCAGAGCAGCTCTAGGACAACACCCCTGCAGAGAGCGCTACCAGCCAGCTGAGGGGGGAGCAAGCCTTACCACGAAGCAGTAAACCAACGAGAAGGTTCAGTGTCATGTCAGGTGGCCGGGAAAGTGTGTGTGGAAAGAGATCAATGAGGACGTGGCAGTGAAATATTAGGGCTTTTTCAgttaaaagagacagaaattcaACTCCAGCTGGCTTACGGTGAAAAAGGaaggttttcatttcatttatgtaaCTGGAAAGAGTAAGGATGGATCCAGATCCGGTTCCACTGGACCAAGAGTTCAAACAACGCTGTCCTCCGTTTTCCCCTTGACCGCTCACCCTCACTCGTGTTTTCTCCTCTGCTTTGTTCTGAGTACTGACTGTGTTCCTCAGTATTACAAGTACACTTTGTTTGaatggtgaggaggaggagatttCCAGGCCTCCTAATCTGAGTGTAGCAAAAGAGAGAGCGTCTCTCTGAGTCTCCATACGTGAAATCTGAGGGGCCACTCTGGCCCAGGTTGGGTTACACACTCACCTGCTGACCAGTCAGGTCATGAGGATGAGTGACTTTGGCTGGGCCTCCGTCACACGGCCAACCCTGTGTTGGGAGGTCAGGTAGGTTCTATCCTCACCTTTCCCATCAGAATCACATGACTGATGTGGGAGGAGCAAAGCCTCTAAAGAAGACAGGGTGCTGGCCAGACAAGACCACAGATGCCCACTGTGGGTTTCAGTGGCCCAGATGTAATCATGGTGACTCAGCTCTGGGACCCAagcagctgggggaggagggaagaatgaGACTGGGTGATTTGGGCTGAAAGGAACTCCCCTGACTCGGGTCCTGGGGCGGGTGACCAGCCTTCTACATCACAGTGTCCAAAGGGGCCCGATGACCTCGATTCTGGCCTGGGTCCAAGAGCGTCTGATGAGTAGAGGCATGGCAGCCGGAGTTTCTAGGTGGTGGCCGTGCTCGTCAGGTAGGGATGAGTGTGTGCAGGTGCTGGGGCTCCGGCGGTCTGACAGCTCTCTGGTTTGGAGCAGGACAGGGCGAAAGTGCAAACCAGGAAATCGAGACAGCCTTAAAAATTATACCCAAGTGAAGAGGGAAGGCTGCTGGTCCAGAGAGCCTGTGAGGCCAACCCTGGGTGTATAAGTCCTTGGTCTTACGATGGCCTTTTTCCTTGAAGCTTCTCTGAGCTTCTCTGTCCTGTTGTGGTCTAGGCAGTGCTGAGATTGAGACTATGGGAGACAGGCTGAGGGGGCTGGAGATGCTGGGAGCTGATGAGCCTTGAAGGAtggtggggagggtgcagggaAAGTTAGAATAGGCATGCAGGTAAGGGTAGGACAGCACATATACCATCCAGACTGGCTTCCTGACTCAACAGAGTCATCCTCTAAGTCTCAAACTTGGAAATGGTCAAAAATATCCCCCTGTCTCCTTTGCTTTCTATATCCCCATTTTCCCCATCCATAATCTCCACAGCTAAGGGaattcaacaagtgtttattaagcacctaccatTCAGTAACTGTGTTGGTGCTCAGGATACAGGAGAGAACAACACACATGTAGCTCCTGCACTTTGGGAGGGaagcaaccaaccaaccaaacaaaaaacccaagtgAGCAAACAAATACATGAACTAATTATAAATGGTGGTTAAGTCTTATGAAGAATACAGACAGGGAGCTGGCAGAAGAAAACAGGAGGGGAACTCTTTCTGCTGCTGTGCCAGGAAAGGATTCTctaagaggtgacatttaagttTAGATTTGAGGAAGGAGCCAGCCATTTGACGAGTGGGTGAGTAGACAGAATTCCAGACACAGGGAGTGGCTAGAAACACTGGGATAACTGAAGGAGGACTGGTGTGTCTGGCTTCCTCAGTCATAAGCAGTGATGAATTAAGGCATGGGGGGTGGGGCATACAGTGCGGAGGGAACGTGATCGTCAGCCATGACCATCTCTAGGGCTGAAGTCCCAAGACCCACAAGAAGTGTTCAGGTTCATGGTGTATCGTGGAACAGGGCGGGTAAAGAGTGGTCCCATCCCGGACTCTCCAAGACTGAGGATAACGGCCTCAGTCCTGGAGCTGCAGAAGTTAGAATTTTACTATGGAGGAAAAGTGGTTTTGATGTTGTCTCAGTTTCCCACAGTGGTTATAGCAAATCGCCATGCACTCTGTGGCTTagaacagcagaaatgtattctgtcacagttctggaggccagaagtaaGAAGTCAGAGTCGTTGAACCAAAATCACGGTGCTGGCAGGACTGAGCTCCCTCAGGAGGCTCCCGGGGAGGCTTTGGTCCTTGCCTCTCCCAGcgtctggtggctgctggcattccttggcttgtagtcACGtcccctcccatctctgcctcccgaTCTCACCGTGTTCTTCTGTGtcacatctccctctgcctctctcttataaGGTCACTTCTCATCCCATTGGGCTTCCAGGACAATGCAGGCGACTCTCCCCATTTCAAGATCCTTCATCACATCagcagagtcccttttgccatataaagTAACATTCCCAGGTTGTGGGATATCCGAACGTGGTTCTTTGGGGGCCCTTATTTAGCCTACCCCTGAAGTGAtttgaaggagaaggaggaggtgggggagagtgAGGCAGGGTCCCTGCACCAGGGCCTGGAGTAGACGTGCTTGGTGCCTGATTGGAAGCCCCAGTGAGGACTGATGAAAAGAGTTGATTGTGTCTCCAGCTATGatagtttaatttttcattaCATCTTAATCCTGTCATTCCCAGGAGAGGATTTGATCAGCAGGAAAGAGATATGAGAAGTTTGGGGTGGCAGAAGCCGTGGGCCTTCTTTCAGTTACATCAattctttatgttttaaataCAAAGCCCCCTGACATGGACTGAAAGGGCACAGAGCAGTAGGGAGTGACGGTGCCCAAGCGAGTGGGGGTGATGAGGATGGCGGAGGGTGGGGACTTCTGCTGGCATTAGCAGGGAGGGTTGCTTTGTGCCTTCAGTTCTGAGTTTTTATTGTTAGATTTTAAGAATTCATGGACTTAATTGCATGAGATatgattaagtaaataaaagaagaacGCTGTATTTCCCGGATCTGTCAAAGAAACGTTAAGGTCTCCTGCCTAGACAGTCTTTCCAGAAatattgaatttctttttattacttctGAAGTTAAACAAGAATAAATTTGAATAATTAATGCATTGGTCTCTCTTCACCACCtcctctgccacttgctagctctATATTGTCTTAAGATGCTGAGAGAAAAGACATAGATCAGAGATGTGGCAGTGTGGTTTGTAGATAACAGCTAAATGGCTCGTTCGGCTTGTGGGTGGAGGTGGCAGTTTTGTTTGGAGTGTGAGGGGTCCTCAGCTCTAAACTCGTGGCGGTCTGTGTCAATGTCTGTTCCTGTTGATCTGTCTCAGTGCAGGACTCAGGTTGGTGATCCCTTCAAAATAAGACAGACTTTCtgatggggaagagggtggggctAAGTGCAGGCTGGGGTTGTCTTCAGGCAGGACTAGTGAGCAAGGCTCTGACCTGAGGGAGGACAGGACAGGGACTTGGACTGACCGGCAAGGCCCCTGTCAGAGTGGTCTCTGGGGCTTTGGTCATGCTGCCCTGGCTTCTGGACAGCTGTTTGCTGTTGGCTGTGCCACTGCGCTGTCTAACGCAGACCATTGCCAGCTACACGTTTTGGGAATTAATGGGACAGGTAGCTATTTGGCTTCTGCAGAACTAATGTCTTCCTCTGTTAACCTGGAAGAGCCTGCGGGAGAGCATCTCTCTGGGGTTGTGTGAAGGGCCTTCATTTATATAGCCTACGAGCAGTTAACAGAGTCTACTCTGAGTCAGGCTCTGGGGATACCACAAAGCACGGTACAGGCTTAGCCCCCAGGTAGCTTTTGTCTAATGGGAGAAAGAGTCAAGCAGCAGGCAATCATAACAGAGTGGGATAAAGGCTGCTACAGGCCCGAGTGCAGGGTGACCTGAGAACACAGAACCTGGTCTTGAGAGTTGAGGGTGGCTTTCTGGAGGTAGTCATGTCTGTCCTgaagtctgagagataattagGGATTAACCAAGCAAAAGGTGGAGGAGAATATTCCAGATAAAGGGGATACAGGACATTTTTcgcagaactagaaaaaatattcctaaaatttatatggaatcacagaagacccagaatcaCCAAGGCAGTACAGAAGAAGAAGGATgaaactggaggaataaccctcccagacttcagacaacactacagagctacagtaacaaaacagtgtggtactggcacaaaaacagacatgtggatcaatggaacagaataggtgGCCCAGTTTATTACTTATGGTCAGAgacttatggtcagttaatctttgacaaaggaggcaagaatataaatggagaaaagacagtctcttcagcaagtggtgttgggaaaactggacagctgcatataagtcaatgaagctagaacactcccttactccatacacaaaaataaactcaaaatggcttaaagacttaaatataagacaagacactataaacctagAAGAGGTAGGTGGCAGAGCataagcttagcatgcacgaggtcctgggttcaatccccagtacctccattaaaaataaataaataaataaacctaattacctccccccactaaAAAGGGCTTGTGCCTATCAGAGCCTGCCCCAGAGGGGCAGCATCTGAGACTGTGGGGGCAAACCTCTGGGGTGCTGAGACCCACTTCATAGAACAGTTAATTTGCATGTTACTTTGTGATCCGAAATGTCCTGTAAGATATGCTGAGTTGGTTTAAAGGGTGCCTGTCTCTTTTTCGTTTTTTGCAGTACCCCTCTTTTTATTGGTACTGTTGGGCACCTTCTACCATGTTCGCAATCCAACTTGCATCTTCTTGTGTCCTTCTCTCTGTCATGCTgtcattttaaaacacagaagtGTACAGATTGGGAATTGTTCGTTGTCTTGTAAAAAAGAGGTCATTGTTTAGACACTTAACTGTGTCTTGTTTTTCTGGCTTAATAACACCTCCCACAGCCCACTTTTCAGGAACACGTTTATAGATGAACTGAGACACCTGTACCGGCAGGGGTTCCTCTGCTACTTGCAGTGGGAATCCTGTTACGTGATCCATACAGTGATGAGGGCAAATGGGTGTTTTTATGAGCAGTGGGCTGAGCACCTGAGCTGACCCTACTCTGCTGAGGTCAAGGACAACACTCACCTGACCACTTACTGGTCTGTGAGCAAAAGCAGGTGCAGGTGGGTCTTCTCACATGGTATCCCAGAGCTGTCGCGGTGCCCAGTGGTAGCAGGCATGTTGAAAACACGTGGCTACTCTTGGCTCACTGGCCCACCTGTGATTTCCTTCCCTCATGCAGGTGTGCTCCTGTGGACAGATTTATCAAGAATGTCTGGGGTGACTCGGAGGTGCTTGTGGCCGAGTTATTTTCCTTGAACTGTTGGGAAGTGGAGCATGAGGATGCTGGGATGGAGAAGGCTAGCGGGACTCTCTCTAGTCATCTTATTCCCTGGCTGTTGCCTTccaaatctgtgtgtgtgtgtgtgtgtgtccaagtTGATTATGACATCATAGAAAGTGGTTTTCATACCATCTGTTGGCTCTGTATCTAACCCATACTGTCTCCCCTTGCCCTAGTTTAACATGACTTTGTGCCTGGTGCTTGGGGTGCAAAGATAAACTCTTTGTCTGACTTGGTCCCTTAGCGGCTGGACCCACCCCACCGCGCTGCTGTGCCTGGAAGACAGGCGTGCTCTGGCCTTTGCATCACCTGCTTCCAGGCCTTGCTGGGAGAAGATATCCAGGCCCTGCAGGCCTCAGCCTTGTTTAGATTCCCCTGCCACTGCCTTCAGAGCCAGTGCCGCCTCAGAGGCTGTGCCAGGCTCCGCTGCTGGGCTCCGTTCCTACCAGGGCGGCTCCTGTGGGGGTTTCCTCACCCCGGGGCTTCGGTCTGGGGGAGGCTGGCATCTCTACCCACTGATCCTCGcatcccccatccccagccctggTAGGAGCCCTTAGACACTTCCATGGCTATGGTGGACAAAATAACTGGTTGCTCACATTGGTTCTAAATATACCCAGCACAGCAAAGAGGCTCAGCTAGAGGGAATGGAGAAGTTGTACTTGGATAAACGACTGTTTATTCCTGATTATTTTTCCAATAGTTGGAGCTGCCTTCTCCCAGACTGCTTCTTTGCCTCTTTTTTAGCAGCAAATGCAATTGTTTCCATTGAAgttgctcccctcctcccttcccacctgctgctTCCTCACCCACCCACTGTTGGAAAGTAGTCTTTACTCTTGTTCTTGTTCCTGGATTAACCCCAATGACTCACTGAGCAGAAAGATAGGCAGGTCCCTGGGAGCCCTGGCCGATGGAGCTGGCGCCCACTCCTCCTTTTCTGGGTTCAGAGTCCCCAGAACCCCGCACGACCTCACGTTGCCATGCTCAGAAGTCCTCAGCAAGGCACTCTGGGGAGTATTTAACGTCCTAACCACTATTGATTCCCATCTCCGTGTGAGAACCGAAGTTGATGCCTAATTCTGACTCTTCTCAGGGCCCCTGGTGAGCAGAGCTGGGCCTCCTGCCCCTGTATGGGGCTCTTGCCTCGGTGGTGGGGACACCACCTGTTCTGGTTTccgtttttatttgtttctcattCTGAACTAAAGGATGCTGCCAGACACCCTGCGTGAGCTCAGTTAGAGTAGGCTGATGATGGTAATTCCTAGGTGGGACTGCTTGTGGATTACCCAGAGGACACCTCCCCTGCTCCATGGGGCGCTTCAGCCCTGCCTAGCCCATCACTGTTCAATTTGAGGCTCATAAGAGGGTGTTTGGTTTTTCGTGGATTTCAAAGCTATACAGATTAACCCCTGAACAGCTGATATTTGGTATCTTCATGATCTGAGTGTCCAGCCCCTGGGGTAGCCTGGTTAGACACCATCTCTGGAATCCCTACCTCCTGATGCTATgagggagggcagcagagagGTCGATTCCACCCCGGTGAGCGGTGTTTTCCTGCTGTTCACTCATGTGAGAGAAGGGGAGGGTGGTGGGCCTCGGACATTTGCTATGGAGGGGACTGGAAGATCTGCCGGTGGAGGGCTCTCTCTGACACAGAGTGGGTGGTCTGGTCACCTGCCAAGTGTAAGGGGAGGCAGTAGAGAGGGCTTGATGTGACTTTCAGGACAGGATTGTGCTGGCTATAAAAACAGACTGTATTGCATCTGCCCACAGCTGGCTGTCCTTGTGGAGGGTGCCATGTCTTCTTCAGTGCATGGCCTGAGCAGTCCTATACTCCTCAAATTTGGCGGAGACCACATGGAAGTAGCCTTTCTTTTGTTTGGAATGGGTGAGAGTTCTACCCACTACTCGTGTTCCTTTGGTCAGGAGCTTTTTCTAGAGACTTAGTTAAGACCTTGGAAGCATGCAAAGTCATGCTACAGGTCACACACTCAGTTTTGTTTTGCTGCAAGCTGCAACAATGGGGGACATTTTAAAGTGTGTTTGGTGAACTCTCATTCAATGTGTAATCGTATGAGAATTTACAAGTTTGAAGGAAGAATTTGTTTTAGATGTTAGACAGAGCTGGCTTATTGTGGGCTGGTGAGCCAATGAATCGTGGAACATTAAAGCTTATCTGTCTACGGAGATTTCTTGGAAAAGCCTAGATAGTTGCTTTTTTGGAATGAGTTGAATGTGAATATCCTGTTTTGCAAGAGTGTTGGTGAGTGGAGAATCTGGCCATTACAGAGCTGTGTGTCAGATCTGATTTATTCATAATGAGCTATCATTTCACATCAGTGTAAAGCAGGCTTCTAGAAACTGTCCTTCCTCAGAAGTACACCCGGCACACTACATAACGTCCTTGTAACATTTCCCCCCATATGTCTCTTCCTCAAATACCAGTCTAATGCATATGCCAGCGATGTTCCCCACTTATCACACTTCCTTACATTTATCATTTTATCAGAAACTCAAGGAAGCAACTGTGGGACCAACGGGAATTTTGCGTGACACTGGAGTATTTACATGAATGCAATTTCTGGCCATTCCTTGGCCATCACCCTGGGTGTGTTGGGTTCAAATGCTGGCTCAGTCACCCACTAACTGTGGGAATCCTTGATCAGTCTCTTACCCTTCTTGGCCTCAGTCCCCTATTTGTCTAACAGACGCTTGGCCTGATTAATTCACTCACCAGGTATTTATGGAACATCAGCTGTGTGCTCAATGCATGGGATGCACAGTCAAGCAATATTCTGCCCTTTAGTGGCGGTAGGCGGCAGGGATTGGAGGGGCTCTAGACAGAAGACAGGGACATATAAGCCAGTAAGTCCAATGCCAAGTGCACAACACGCTAAGGGGCATAGATGAGGGATGGATGAATGCTGCCTGAGAGGGACAGGAAATGACTCACTGAAGGAGGTGACATTTGCACTTGGTCTTAAAGTAGGATTTTTTCAGTGCACAAGGGGGAACAGCAGAAAGAACAGTGTGGGCAAGGACACAGAGGTTCAAACACTCATTATAGGTGTGGGGAACAGCAAGCGGTCCAGTGTGGCTGAAGCGGGAGGTATCGGCGGAGAGGAAGCTGGGTTGCATGGGCCAGTCTAAGGAATGTGGGCTTGCACCCCGCTAAATAAGCACCTTCTAGTTCTGACATTCTACAGATCTGtgcttcctcttcccttttgGATAAATTCCCAGAGGCTTGGGTGGTGGAGGGTTTTACAGCTTCTCATCAGCTTCCCTCGCCTTCTTTCTGAGACTTTTCCAAGATGAGGTTGTGTAGTAGTTACTTACCTCTTTTCCCAAATTTAGGTGTGCAAGaaacacaattttatttatttctctaaaacttaacttattaatttataatttaactttcatttcttttttttttttttgataaagggtattgtctattttaaaaattgtagtctgttgcagaaaaacgtgttacagctctgttgtgacagcaacctggatctgggcaagagaccaagcagcactcggagagttggagaactcaggtttattacaccagaaggcccagaggagttaacattccaagccctggaccccatctgtaggtttacacaggcttttataggctgccagtttacactttgcaacatcatatgcaaataaggtataacaaaagttgactaattaggaacaagctttgtagaaatggaccaatcaggagggagaggaataaccagtcaggagtgagctccaggcaaataaagtactacaaacggaccaatcagaagttagggaaatggctCAGCCATGGCTGCCGCCGCCCCTGCCGCCAGCCCTGGGGCGCCCCTGTCCCCGGACGAATTGCTTCCGAAAGGCGATGCCGAGAAGCCTGAAGAGGAGCTGGAAGAGGAAGACGATGAGGAGCTAGATGAGACCCTGTCGGAGAGACTGTGGGGTTTGACAGAGATGTTGCCAGAGAGCGTCCGGTCTGCGGCTGGAGCTACTTTTGATCTCTCCCTCTTCGTGGCTCAAAAAATGTACAGGTTTTCCAGGGAAGCCTTGTGGACTGGAACCACTTCCTTCATGATCCTGGTTCTTCCTGTCGTCTTTGAGACTGAGAAGTTGCAGatggagcagcagcagcaactgCAGCAACGGCAGATACTTCTAGGGCCTAACACAGGGCTGTCAGGAATGCCAGGGGCTCTACCTTCACTTCCCGGAAAGATCTAGATTGTTACTGCCATAGTTGACCTGTCTTGGTGGAAGAAGTTTGAAAATTCAGTAGTGTTTGAACTGCTGATtattggatgatttttttttttaactttggcaCACTGATCTATCTAAACTTGGTGGGGAGAACTCTCCCCACATTCTCATGGAGAGACTCCCAACTTGCAGCTGTGCCCGCCACGCTGTCCTGACTTATTTCTTCTGTCCTCACTCTGATACCAGAGTGCAGCAATGCAGATGGTTACTCCAGCTCTGGCCATCCCGTTTCACTAAATTACTCCTGATTAGAAGACCTCCTCACTATTCCATTGTGGGGTAGAAGCTGATGCTATTGGGAAGGATGTACCCGTGACTGTTCACGatggttttttcttttaagaatagaGATGCTGGGGAGGGACATGAAcactataaaatacaaaatgcatTACAGCTGCTCTGTGAAGCAGCCACTGTGAATTTCCACGTATGTTGGAACAGGAGGAAGGGCGGGCCTGTAGCAGCTTTAGCCACAGGATGGGGACTGTGGAGGACAGAGCAGGAGCTCATTTCCTCTGCGTATTTTGGCTGTTagacctctgtgtgtgtgtgtgtgtgtgtgtgtgtctaaaagagaaaaaaaaaattcagtgctcactttttgtatttaaatattaaaaatgattccaacaaaaaaaaaaaagttagggaaatggaccaattaggagtgaaggaaataaccaatcaggagtgagctcaggggatcaatagaattttaggggtaggttctgctttcctagaagtaagctgtttcagaggcaaaaagtgagatagagcctctgagCCAGGGGACCAGATGGTGCTGGtgggagagtagtggccctgcctaggGATCCTGtgggtctttttatggggcttcccacct
This genomic interval carries:
- the LOC141574328 gene encoding mitochondrial import receptor subunit TOM22 homolog, with amino-acid sequence MAAAAPAASPGAPLSPDELLPKGDAEKPEEELEEEDDEELDETLSERLWGLTEMLPESVRSAAGATFDLSLFVAQKMYRFSREALWTGTTSFMILVLPVVFETEKLQMEQQQQLQQRQILLGPNTGLSGMPGALPSLPGKI